A single region of the Lotus japonicus ecotype B-129 chromosome 4, LjGifu_v1.2 genome encodes:
- the LOC130716108 gene encoding 40S ribosomal protein S30, translating to MGKVHGSLARAGKVRGQTPKVAKQDKKKKPRGRAHKRMQYNRRFVTAVVGFGKKRGPNSSEK from the exons ATGG GTAAGGTTCACGGATCTCTTGCTCGTGCTGGGAAGGTGAGAGGCCAAACTCCCAAGGTGGCCAAGCaggacaagaagaagaagccccGCGGCCGCGCTCACAAGCGCATGCAATACAACCGCCGATTCGTCACCGCCG TTGTGGGATTCGGAAAGAAGCGTGGACCTAACTCATCTGAGAAGTGA
- the LOC130713021 gene encoding asparagine--tRNA ligase, chloroplastic/mitochondrial: MGGVAIATRPFRLIKPYTAALAYLSLHTTSKPPSLRPNPPPPFSSRRRLFCAATLPSADHKVSKFRKKLKIADVKADDDLTLLGQTLVLTGWVRTLRPQATVTFLEINDGSCLSNMQCVLDPEVEGYDQVGLITTGASVWVQGVVVESQGAKQKVELKVKKIVLVGKSDPSFPIQKKRVSNEFLRTKAHLRPRTNTFGAVARVRNALAYATHKFFQENGFVWVSSPIITASDCEGAGEQFCVTTLIPSSHESADSPIDAIPKINDKLIDWSQDFFGKPAFLTVSGQLNAETYATALSDVYTFGPTFRAENSNTSRHLAEFWMIEPELAFADLNDDMACATAYLQFVIRYILDNCKEDMEFFNTWTDKGIIDRLSDVADKDVLQITYTEAIDLLSQAKKKFEFPVKWGCDLQSEHERYITEEAFDGCPVIIRDYPKDIKAFYMRQNDDGKTVAAMDMLVPKIGELIGGSQREERLEHLEARLDDLKLNKDAYWWYLDLRRYGTVPHAGFGLGFERLVQFATGMDNIRDVSPFPRAPGSAEF, from the exons ATGGGTGGCGTTGCCATAGCAACAAGGCCGTTCCGTCTAATCAAACCTTACACAGCAGCACTCGCTTATCTCTCACTACACACCACATCCAAACCTCCCTCTCTCCGCCCCAATCCACCTCCCCCCTTCTCCTCCCGCCGCCGCCTCTTCTGCGCCGCAACTCTCCCCTCCGCCGACCACAAGGTTTCCAAATTCCGCAAGAAGCTCAAAATCGCCGACGTAAAAGCCGACGATGACCTCACCTTGCTCGGCCAAACCCTCGTCCTCACCGGCTGGGTCCGCACTCTTCGTCCTCAAGCCACCGTCACATTCCTTGAG ATTAACGATGGATCGTGCCTTTCTAACATGCAATGCGTGTTGGACCCTGAGGTTGAAGGTTATGATCAG GTAGGCTTGATTACCACTGGTGCCTCTGTATGGGTGCAAGGAGTTGTCGTGGAGAGCCAGGGAGCGAAACAGAAAGTGGAATTGAAGGTTAAAAAGATCGTGCTG GTTGGCAAGAGTGATCCTTCCTTTCCCATCCAAAAGAAAAGAGTTAGCAATGAATTCCTGAGAACAAAAGCACATCTTCGTCCGAGGACAAATACTTTTGGTGCA GTTGCAAGAGTAAGGAATGCATTGGCCTATGCTACGCACAAGTTCTTCCAAGAAAATGGGTTTGTATGGGTCTCAAGTCCTATTATAACAGCTTCAGATTGTGAGGGAGCGGGTGAACAGTTTTGCGTTACTACATTG ATACCAAGTTCTCACGAATCTGCTGATTCTCCTATTGATGCTATTCCAAAAATAAATGACAAATTAATTGACTGGTCACAA GACTTTTTTGGAAAACCAGCATTCTTGACTGTTTCAGGTCAACTCAATGCAGAAACTTATGCTACTGCTCTTTCTGAT GTCTATACATTTGGTCCCACATTCCGAGCCGAAAATTCCAACACCTCTAGGCACTTGGCTGAATTTTGG ATGATTGAACCAGAGCTTGCATTTGCTGATCTAAATGATGACATGGCTTGTGCGACTGCCTATCTCCAGTTTGTA ATAAGATATATTCTCGATAACTGCAAGGAAGACATGGAGTTTTTCAATACATGGACTGATAAAGGAATCATTGATCGCTTGAGT GATGTAGCAGATAAAGATGTTTTGCAAATAACGTACACCGAAGCAATAGATCTACTATCTCAAGCAAAGAAGAAGTTCGAATTCCCG GTGAAATGGGGTTGTGACCTGCAGAGTGAGCATGAGCGTTATATAACTGAGGAGGCATTTGATGGATGCCCTGTTATAATCAGAGACTATCCAAAG GATATTAAGGCATTCTATATGCGACAGAATGATGATGGAAAAACAGTTGCAGCTATGGACATGTTGGTTCCAAAG ATTGGTGAACTTATTGGCGGAAGCCAAAGAGAAGAAAGGCTTGAACATCTAGAAGCTCGTTTAGATGATTTAAAGCTGAATAAGGATGCATATTGGTGGTATCTTGATTTGCGTCGTTATGGTACAG TACCTCATGCGGGCTTTGGTTTGGGGTTTGAAAGACTCGTTCAGTTCGCAACAGGAATGGACAATATAAGGGACGTGAGTCCTTTTCCTCGAGCACCTGGTTCAGCTGAGTTTTAG
- the LOC130714867 gene encoding peroxisome biogenesis protein 19-2-like: MAEPSHSDDLNQLLDSALDDFQNFNLSSSSSSSSKPRTGQPKDEETSPLPSEVQGLGMGLPDLRIKKKGKQKVSKDTHVSEALNKLREQTREAVKGLESMAQPADDLGKDAMMEDWVKQFEDLAGSQDMESIVETMMQQLLSKEILHEPMKEIEEKYPKWLEEHKTSLSNEDYDRYMHQYKLIQNLNEVYEKDSGNFKKIVELMQKMQECGQPPNDIVQELAPDLDLASLGQLSPDMLDSQTKCCIM, from the exons ATGGCTGAACCATCTCACTCCGATGACCTCAACCAACTCCTCGACA GTGCTTTGGATGATTTCCAGAACTTcaacctttcttcttcttcttcttcttcttccaaaccAAG GACTGGGCAACCGAAGGATGAGGAGACTTCTCCTCTGCCCTCGGAGGTTCAAGGACTGGGCATGGGTCTACCCGATTTGAGAATCAAGAAAAAGGGTAAACAGAAGGTTTCTAAAGATACCCATGTCTCTGAAGCCCTCAACAAGCTCAGGGAGCAGACTAGAGAGGCTGTTAAGGGCCTCGAATCCATGGCGCAACCTGCTGATGATTTGGGTAAGGATGCTATGATGGAGGATTGGGTTAAACAGTTTGAGGACCTTGCTGGCTCTCAG GACATGGAATCTATTGTGGAGACCATGATGCAGCAACTTCTGTCCAAGGAGATTCTTCATGAACCGATGAaggaaatagaagaaaaatatcCAAAGTGGTTGGAAGAGCATAAAACCAGCCTAAGCAATGAAGATTATGACCGGTATATGCACCAGTACAAACTGATACAAAATCTTAATGAAGTTTATGAAAAGGATTCTGGAAACTTCAAAAAGATTGTTGAGCTCATGCAGAAAATGCAAGAATGTGGACAACCACCAAATGATATTGTCCAGGAGCTTGCGCCTGATCTTGATTTAGCCAGCCTTGGCCAGTT ATCTCCAGATATGCTGGACTCTCAAACAAAATGTTGTATAATGTGA
- the LOC130715790 gene encoding uncharacterized protein LOC130715790 → MEYAGENEQEEVVGNTIDEVGSSCTVEMECPWVDHGGGDFNVVARSEERMGISDSIYGRSDMADFKAFLSNLSLIEPPAVGKKYTWFRPNGQAASRLDRFLLSSDWCSCWPHGVQTVMARSLSDHCPVMFRSTDMNWGPRPFRVLNCWFSDPGFKAFVEKEWQGFQVQGSGGFQVQGSGG, encoded by the exons ATGGAATATGCTGGGGAAAATGAGCAGGAGGAGGTTGTGGGTAATACGATTGATGAAGTGGGTAGTAGTTGTACTGTGGAGATGGAGTGCCCATGGGTGGATCATGGTGGAG gtgattttaaTGTTGTTGCAAGATCAGAGGAAAGAATGGGAATCTCAGATTCTATATATGGCAGAAGTGATATGGCTGATTTTAAGGCATTTCTCTCCAATTTATCACTAATTGAACCTCCTGCTGTGGGTAAAAAATACACTTGGTTCCGCCCCAACGGACAGGCAGCAAGCAGATTAGATAGATTCCTGCTATCTAGTGACTGGTGCTCTTGTTGGCCTCATGGTGTTCAAACTGTTATGGCTAGAAGTTTGTCAGATCACTGCCCTGTTATGTTTCGAAGCACTGATATGAATTGGGGGCCGAGACCCTTCCGTGTGCTGAACTGCTGGTTCTCTGATCCAGGTTTCAAGGCTTTTGTTGAAAAGGAGTGGCAAGGATTCCAAGTTCAAGGTTCAGGAGGATTCCAAGTTCAAGGTTCAGGGGGGTGA